Genomic window (bacterium):
TGAAGCACTTATAGATAAAGAAGCAATACAGGTTAAACTTGTTGCGTTGGTATTTGTTTTAATCAATGCCTTAAGAAGATAATGACCAGGGGCAAGACTAACGCCTTGAGTGAATGAGTCGTAGGTCTTCATTGTTGTTATAACAGCTGCTTTTTCCTTTTCATCGTAGTAAAATTTTGTCTGCCCTCCCAATCTCCAATGTTCAGGAGAATCACCTTTCATTACAGATAAATCAGGGTTCTTGATAAGGTTTACTTCAGAAGCATAAACTGTATAAAAAAAAGAGAAGACCAAACTTAAAATAATATATAAAAACAATCTTTTTTTACCCATATATGCCTCCGTATTCAGTTCAGCTTAAAAGTTTTTACCTCCGTGTTTTTTTAGGAGTTCGTTTACTTTAGGTGCCCTTCTTCCATACGCTGATACGTAAAACGGTGTTTTTTTTCTGTTGTCAGGCAAATTTACATCTGCTCCTTTTTCGATTAGAAAAATCGCTGTATCAAGACAGTTGTCACTATAAGCCGCCCTATAAAGAGGGGTCTCGCCTCGCATATTTCTTTCATTTACATCTGTCCCTTTCTCAATAAGCATACGAGCTACCTCTACTCGGTTCCATGTTGCGGCATAGTGTAGAGGCGTCCATCCATACCTATCTTTTGCGTTTACATCTGCCCCCTTTTCAATAAACATTTTTGCTATTGCAGTATGACCCCAAGAAGAAGCTCTGTGTAGAGGGGTGCCTGCGTTTATATCTTTTGTGTTTACATCTGCTCCTTTTTCAATAAGTATTTTTGCTGCTTCTGTCTGTCCAAGTAGGGCTGTTTTATAAAGAGGAGTTTCACCTTTCAAATTTCTCACATCTATCTCAGCACCTTTATTTACAAGCATAACAACTGTTTCAATTTTGCCTTCAAAGGCAGCTATGTGGAGAGGTGTTGTACCTTCTTTATCTTTCTCATTGATTTTTACTCCTCTCTTAAGAAACTTTTCAACATCTGTCACACTTCCTTTTTCTGCCGCTTCATAAATATTTTTAAAGGTTTGAGATTGCCCCTTAACCGTAAAAATAAATAAAATAAAGACTGTTACTATACATATAGCTAACCTTTTATTTGGCATTTTTCCCCCTTGTGTTTTCTCATACTTCTGCTCTGGTAAATTTATTATCTTATTTTTACAATAAGCGCTTCCGAAACATCAGAACGGTTATCCCAGTTGTCTACTGCTACTACTTTG
Coding sequences:
- a CDS encoding ankyrin repeat domain-containing protein, which codes for MPNKRLAICIVTVFILFIFTVKGQSQTFKNIYEAAEKGSVTDVEKFLKRGVKINEKDKEGTTPLHIAAFEGKIETVVMLVNKGAEIDVRNLKGETPLYKTALLGQTEAAKILIEKGADVNTKDINAGTPLHRASSWGHTAIAKMFIEKGADVNAKDRYGWTPLHYAATWNRVEVARMLIEKGTDVNERNMRGETPLYRAAYSDNCLDTAIFLIEKGADVNLPDNRKKTPFYVSAYGRRAPKVNELLKKHGGKNF